In the Endozoicomonas sp. SCSIO W0465 genome, TGCAGGCAGCCTGGCCAGATCTTTCTCCCTTCAACAAGCCTGACTGATGTGACGGAAAGCGGTTGACATCAAAGCAAAAAAATCTACAATACGCTCCGTGTTCGGGTGATGTCAGAAGTAATCCAGAGTCATCCGGCACTGTTTTTATAAAGTGTGCGGGAATAGCTCAGTTGGTAGAGCGCAACCTTGCCAAGGTTGAGGTCGCGAGTTCGAACCTCGTTTCCCGCTCCAAGTTTATTCTTTTAAGAATGGCGAGTTAGCAAAGCGGTTATGCAGTGGACTGCAACTCCATTTAGACCGGTTCGACTCCGGTACTCGCCTCCATAATAAAATTGCAGGCTTAAGCCTGTTTTTTTATGTATTTACTCTGTACTATTTAAAAGCTGCCCGAGTGGTGAAATTGGTAGACACAAGGGACTTAAAATCCCTCGATCGCAAGATCGTGCCGGTTCGAGTCCGGCCTCGGGCACCATTCAGTTTGCTTCTTCTAATAAGGGCGAGTTAGCAAAGCGGTTATGCAGTGGACTGCAACTCCATTTAGACCGGTTCGACTCCGGTACTCGCCTCCATTAAAAAAAGAAAGAACTCCAGCGACCAGGGAATTTTTTTTTATCTTTGATGAACTCCAGAAGTGAGGCTAGAGGCATATGTTTCAATGACTCTCTGGCTTCCTGAAATCCATCACCATAAATCGGGTCCGTACTAAGCTCTATTTGCTTTCTTCGAAATTCAGCATCTTTGGTATTAAGATTTTTCAGCCAGATATACTCCATTAATACGCACATACCTTCCTCTATTTTTAATGGCAGGTTTTCATAATAATTATAAAAAAACCAGGCATGGGTGAGTTCATGAATCATTACCGTTCGGAAATGTTCTTCCGGCAGGTTTATCTGGATTAATATGCAATCAAAATTTCTGGCTAATATTCGTCCTTTATGGTGAGTCGTCGTGGTACGAGTCACGCCTAGAATGGGATGGTTTTCGTGAAAGTCGTGATGGCTGGCGTCATTTAGCTCATCACGCCCACAGAGTTTGATAGGTGTCTGCGTCGAGTTCAGTCTGAGCCCAACCGATGCCAGAGCTGATCGCATTTCAACAGCAATGCTGTCGGCGCGTTCCTGAGTGGAAACGCCGTTAAGGCTGCACCTGTTACAGATAACAACCCCGTCCGGATACTGCATGCCACCATTGGTAAGATGTTCACAAACAAGTCGGCTGCAGCTGGAGCATTCCGGATGACCATCATGATTATTGCAAAAAGAATTCCCCCAAAAGTCCACAAAGTAATTTTGAGTCAGAGGATTTCGACAGACTGAGCAGAGTGGGGCGGTCTGTTTTTGTGCACAAACCGGATGCCATGGCATTTTATCCAGTTCGACATAGTTACCCTTGACGGGCTTTCTGCAACTTGGACACCTCAGGCAGTCAGGATGGAAGGCCTGGTTCCTGAATACAACAAAAGCCTTTCCACCCAATGGTTTCTTGCAGCTACGGCACTTGAAGCACCCCGGATGCCACCGCGCGCCCATTGCCTTAACCCATTGGCCTTTAAGTGGTTTTTTACAGCCCTGGCAATAGTTCATGACCTTCCCTGATGCATAAGTAATCAGACCCCAGACCATTAATGGAAGAATTCCTCCCCTATTAACCGTAACAACCATTTCTCATAGTGATATGGTCTTCTTTTCCTGTTAATCAGATATGATGATCGGCAGCCATCTTTTTTAGTCTACTTGCTTCTGCATGGTAGTATTGGCTTGTGGTATTGATTGAATCATGACCTGCAAATATAGCAAGATCTTCGATGTCCATTTTTCGAGACAGATGTGTCAGCGCCGTATGGCGCAGTGTATGGAACGGTAATCCCTGTAACCGCCCCCTGATATCTGGTGAGGCTTTGCGCTGGCAATCATCCATGAATGATTGCCACCAATACCGAAGCCCTCTGGCTGAAAGCGAAGCGATCAGGCCATTGTTTTTGCGCGTCTTCGGTGCCAAGGGAAAGTTGTCTCCGTGAAGACCTGAGAATCCATTCATGTACCTGTATTCAATGATTTGCTGTTGAAGCGCTTCATTTATAGGTACCTGCCTTCTTTTTCTGCCTTTACCCAAAATACTGAGATAAAAACCACGGTCATTATCGGGATGTATGTCTGAGCAAGTGTGTCCTGTCAGTTCAGATTCCCGTAACGCCAAGCCGTAGCTTAAGGAAAGGATAAGGCGGGTACGAGCTGATTCGAGCCGCTCTCTTTCAGTGCTCATTGGTAGACTTGCCAGGCACTCTTTAATAAATTGCCACTCATTATCATAAAAATACCGGATAACAGTACTGCCACGAGCTACCTTTTCTCCCGACCGAATGAGTGATGCAGCCGGATTTCCCGAGGTATAACGGTTTTTCTCAAGAAAAGAGAAAAAAGAGGACAGCACATCAATAACCTGATCGGTACTTTTGCCTGATTTAATGTGAGATTTAAACATAATCCTATCGGGCTGACCGGGAAGGACTCCGGGCATTAGCCAGCGCTGAGGTAGATTTTGTATGAAATTCACATAGGCTTGCAGGTGTTTAAGACGGACATCTTTATACCCAACCCTCAATTCAATGTATAAAAAGGCAGTCAGTCGGGTTATTTCTCTTTCATAACGGCGCAGGGTCTCTTCTGAACGGGCGCCAGACTTATTAAGAAAAAGCGTCATTGCTTCACCGTCGCTTCTCGCTCCCATCATGTTATCGTTTTCATGATGATGAGCAGGCAGGGCAGGGCAGGTATTCAGAAAAATGGCAGGGTTGGTCGGCTGGCTCACTGTTCCACCTCAGAAGAATCCGTTTTTTTAGACAGTGCTTTTTCAAAAGCCTCGGCAATACCGCGAGTTCTTTCAAGTTCAAGGCGAAGCGTGGTGATTTCATCGAGCCGCTCTTCCGCTACCAGTAGACGGCTTTCCAGCTTTTTTTTATCTGATATCGCGGCCCTGTATTGTTCCTGCACCAGGTGAGACTCTCTGGACCCAGCAAGTAGAGTGCGCACTGAGCCTAATACATTGCTCTGATCGCAGTCCAGCAGCACCATTAACTGATGGGCAAGTTGAACAACACTCTCTGCTTTACCTTTCTCCAAAGACAGGCCATTTCTTTCCTCACAAACCTGAATATATGCTCTGGACTTGCTGTCCAGTCGGCTTTGCAGCTCCAGATTATTTCTTTTCGACTCCTGCTGCTCTTGCTGCAGATTACTGATCTTCTTTTCCAGTGCCTGTTTTAGCCTTCGTTCATCATCAACTACGCCGATCCAGTGATTGAGCTGCTCCTGGCTTCTCTGGTCCATCTGTTTTTCAAGATGGTTTATAGCCTGAAGATGATTGGCTTTTTGTTCAGCGGCAGCCGTGTGTAGCTGCTCAGTTTGTCGCTGTTCTGATTTCAGGCGTGACTCCAGCTCCCTCAAGTTCTCATTGTTTTGTTCCAGCGTAAGCTTTGTTGCATCAAGCTCTGCGCTGAGCCGTTGCATCTGACCCTGCAGCTCAGAGTTGCTTCGGGCCAGTTGATCATTTTTATCTAAAAGCTGACTCAGGCTTTCCTTTAGCTCATCGATCTCCTGGTTTGCAGATTC is a window encoding:
- a CDS encoding protein DA1 produces the protein MVVTVNRGGILPLMVWGLITYASGKVMNYCQGCKKPLKGQWVKAMGARWHPGCFKCRSCKKPLGGKAFVVFRNQAFHPDCLRCPSCRKPVKGNYVELDKMPWHPVCAQKQTAPLCSVCRNPLTQNYFVDFWGNSFCNNHDGHPECSSCSRLVCEHLTNGGMQYPDGVVICNRCSLNGVSTQERADSIAVEMRSALASVGLRLNSTQTPIKLCGRDELNDASHHDFHENHPILGVTRTTTTHHKGRILARNFDCILIQINLPEEHFRTVMIHELTHAWFFYNYYENLPLKIEEGMCVLMEYIWLKNLNTKDAEFRRKQIELSTDPIYGDGFQEARESLKHMPLASLLEFIKDKKKFPGRWSSFFF
- a CDS encoding tyrosine-type recombinase/integrase → MSQPTNPAIFLNTCPALPAHHHENDNMMGARSDGEAMTLFLNKSGARSEETLRRYEREITRLTAFLYIELRVGYKDVRLKHLQAYVNFIQNLPQRWLMPGVLPGQPDRIMFKSHIKSGKSTDQVIDVLSSFFSFLEKNRYTSGNPAASLIRSGEKVARGSTVIRYFYDNEWQFIKECLASLPMSTERERLESARTRLILSLSYGLALRESELTGHTCSDIHPDNDRGFYLSILGKGRKRRQVPINEALQQQIIEYRYMNGFSGLHGDNFPLAPKTRKNNGLIASLSARGLRYWWQSFMDDCQRKASPDIRGRLQGLPFHTLRHTALTHLSRKMDIEDLAIFAGHDSINTTSQYYHAEASRLKKMAADHHI
- a CDS encoding DNA-binding protein; protein product: MQKMKDSEQDKLRRQHVFSILDDLKEKGERINADKVARLGKMGKQTILPYYNEWRYLGALGEAEELELPDDLVRGMKRGIAQWKHQLSEEQRTFEESANQEIDELKESLSQLLDKNDQLARSNSELQGQMQRLSAELDATKLTLEQNNENLRELESRLKSEQRQTEQLHTAAAEQKANHLQAINHLEKQMDQRSQEQLNHWIGVVDDERRLKQALEKKISNLQQEQQESKRNNLELQSRLDSKSRAYIQVCEERNGLSLEKGKAESVVQLAHQLMVLLDCDQSNVLGSVRTLLAGSRESHLVQEQYRAAISDKKKLESRLLVAEERLDEITTLRLELERTRGIAEAFEKALSKKTDSSEVEQ